The following are encoded together in the Drosophila takahashii strain IR98-3 E-12201 chromosome X, DtakHiC1v2, whole genome shotgun sequence genome:
- the LOC108060943 gene encoding endoribonuclease Arlr, whose amino-acid sequence MRCLALSALFLCLALGGHFHLSAAYKSEVQITPDPLDSLETTTKKSSWFGGFKKFFGSDATTTTTTTIAPPKAVTSPKSLVVTPTAAQKPPPLVISHAPLVPLGPRPDTPGSSPFGASPPPASGPQWPTSSTARAPQQQQIIPGRPQQGGGTAAPNLPPGFAPYRPQKPQPNSYDLSYGGGPAGTGRPGFGLGISTTSATTTSTTTHKPVTTSTTTGKTPQQKDDFPALPGPRRPSQKEDFPALPTAKTPPSSPTPTSGSPSAWQSPLPTPQHPVHPPTKATPVQPTPASSVHPPTSTHTPTHGGSLGPHKVIGGSTTTVRPGFQSSGNSVATDDEIRQLTEQLYTKETTNNQFGNVQVNLQGRTRSIDSADEAPNPLLSVDAKALESPTIAKMRLLFNNYEHDTLVNEHVTPNERKEENDFLDAVMATPVMRQAMQFLQQKGVVGPDPKTHRDLVKELWFTQYSRGQGKIGSSGFEHVFVHEVKDGTIIGFHNWVYIGDEEKDGRFDYKGYMKEQDIGTKGKILKIRFSHQGLNKPVNTVFVGTSPELELALYTVCFQLRPDRTCPVSLGNSKFGIITYSWRYRGKNLIGSAYPEI is encoded by the exons ATGCGCTGCCTGGCATTGAGCGCACTGTTTTTGTGCCTGGCTCTCGGCGGCCACTTTCATTTGTCAG CTGCCTACAAGAGCGAGGTGCAGATCACTCCGGATCCCCTGGACTCGCTAGAGACGACGACCAAGAAGTCCAGTTGGTTTGGCGGCTTCAAGAAGTTCTTTGGCAGCGATGCTACCACCACCACGACCACCACAATTGCTCCCCCGAAGGCGGTGACCAGTCCCAAATCGTTGGTAGTTACCCCAACGGCGGCACAAAAGCCTCCACCACTTGTAATCTCGCATGCGCCGCTGGTGCCGTTGGGTCCGCGACCGGACACCCCGGGATCCTCGCCCTTTGGCGCCTCCCCGCCACCGGCCAGCGGTCCTCAGTGGCCGACGAGCAGCACCGCCCGAgcaccgcagcagcagcagatcatTCCCGGTCGTCCCCAGCAGGGAGGAGGCACTGCAGCACCCAATCTGCCACCTGGCTTCGCACCCTACCGACCACAGAAGCCCCAGCCGAACAGCTACGACCTGAGCTATGGCGGTGGCCCGGCTGGAACAGGACGTCCTGGCTTTGGACTAGGCATTAGCACCACctccgccaccaccaccagcaccactACTCATAAGCCAGTCACCACCAGCACGACCACAGGTAAGACGCCGCAGCAGAAGGATGACTTCCCCGCGCTGCCAGGACCACGAAGGCCGTCCCAAAAGGAGGACTTCCCAGCTCTGCCCACGGCGAAGACGCCTCCTAGTTCGCCCACGCCCACGTCGGGTTCCCCGTCGGCCTGGCAATCGCCGCTGCCCACGCCTCAGCATCCAGTGCATCCGCCCACCAAGGCCACTCCAGTACAGCCCACTCCCGCCTCCTCGGTCCACCCACCCACGTCTACCCACACACCCACCCATGGAGGGTCGTTGGGACCTCATAAGGTCATCGGCGGGTCGACAACCACTGTGCGTCCCGGCTTCCAGTCGTCGGGCAACTCGGTGGCCACCGACGACGAGATCCGCCAGCTGACCGAGCAGCTGTACACCAAGGAGACCACGAACAACCAGTTCGGAAACGTCCAGGTGAACCTGCAGGGACGCACGCGATCCATCGACAGCGCCGATGAGGCACCCAATCC ACTCCTTAGTGTGGACGCGAAGGCCCTGGAGTCGCCGACGATTGCCAAAATGCGGCTGTTGTTCAACAACTACGAGCACGACACCCTGGTCAACGAGCACGTGACGCCCAACGAGCGGAAGGAGGAGAACGACTTCCTGGACGCGGTGATGGCCACGCCGGTGATGCGCCAGGCCATGCAGTTCCTGCAGCAGAAGGGAGTTGTGGGTCCAGATCCGAAGACGCACCGCGACCTGGTCAAGGAGCTCTGGTTCACGCAGTACTCCCGCGGACAGGGCAAGATCGGCAGCTCCGGATTCGAGCACGTCTTCGTCCACGAGGTGAAGGACGGCACCATCATCGGGTTCCACAACTGGGTCTACATTGGCGATGAGGAGAAGGACGGCCGGTTCGACTACAAGGGCTACATGAAGGAGCAGGACATTGGCACG AAGGGCAAAATCCTGAAGATCCGGTTCTCGCACCAGGGACTCAACAAGCCAGTGAACACTGTGTTTGTGGGCACCTCTCCGGAACTGGAGCTCGCCCTCTACACGGTCTGCTTCCAACTGAGGCCCGATCGCACTTGCCCGGTCTCCTTGGGCAACAGCAAGTTCGGCATCATCACCTATTCGTGGCGCTACCGGGGAAAGAACCTAATTGGCAGCGCCTATCCGGAGATTTGA
- the v gene encoding tryptophan 2,3-dioxygenase yields the protein MSCPYAGNGNDHDDSAVPLTTEVGKIYGEYLMLDKLLDAQCMLSEEDKRPVHDEHLFIITHQAYELWFKQIIFEFDSIRDMLDAEVIEETKTLEIVKRLNRVVLILKLLVDQVPILETMTPLDFMDFRKYLAPASGFQSLQFRLIENKLGVLTEQRVRYNQKYSDVFSEEEARNSIRSSEKDPSLLELVQRWLERTPGLEEDGFNFWAKFQESVDRFLEAQVQSAMLEPVEKAKNYRLMDIEKRREVYRSIFDPAVHDALVRRGDRRFSHRALQGAIMITFYRDEPRFSQPHQLLTLLMDIDSLITKWRYNHVIMVQRMIGSQQLGTGGSSGYQYLRSTLSDRYKVFLDLFNLSTFLIPREAIPPLDETIRKKLINKSV from the exons ATGAGCTGTCCCTACGCAGGAAACGG AAACGACCACGACGACTCGGCGGTGCCCCTGACCACGGAGGTGGGAAAAATCTACGGGGAGTACCTGATGCTGGACAAACTGCTGGATGCACAGTGTATGCTCTCCGAGGAGGACAAGCGACCCGTCCACGATGAGCACCTGTTTATCATCACGCACCAGG CCTACGAGCTTTGGTTCAAGCAGATCATCTTCGAGTTCGACTCCATTCGGGACATGCTGGATGCAGAGGTCATCGAAGAGACCAAGACCCTGGAGATTGTCAAGCGACTAAACCGAGTGGTTCTCATTCTGAAG CTTCTAGTGGACCAGGTGCCCATTCTGGAGACGATGACCCCGCTGGACTTCATGGACTTTCGCAAGTACCTGGCGCCCGCGTCTGGCTTTCAGTCGCTGCAGTTCCGCCTGATCGAGAACAAGTTGGGTGTGTTGACCGAGCAGCGGGTGAGGTACAACCAGAAGTACTCGGATGTCTTCAGCGAGGAGGAGGCGCGCAATTCGATCCGGAGCTCGGAGAAGGATCCCTCGCTGCTGGAGCTGGTGCAGCGGTGGCTGGAGAGGACGCCGGGCCTGGAGGAGGACGGCTTCAACTTCTGGGCCAAGTTCCAGGAGAGCGTGGATCGGTTCCTGGAGGCACAGGTCCAGAGCGCCATGCTCGAGCCGGTGGAGAAGGCCAAGAACTATCGGCTGATGGACATCGAGAAGCGACGAGAGGTGTACCGCTCCATCTTCGATCCGGCGGTCCACGATGCGCTGGTGCGGCGCGGTGACCGCCGGTTCAGCCATCGGGCCCTCCAGGGCGCCATCATGATCACCTTCTACCGGGACGAACCGCGCTTCAGCCAGCCCCACCAGCTGCTCACCCTGCTGATGGACATTGATTCGCTGATCACCAAGTGGCGAT ATAATCACGTGATCATGGTGCAACGCATGATTGGATCCCAGCAGCTGGGCACCGGTGGATCGTCCGGATATCAATATCTGCGCTCCACTCTCAG TGATCGCTACAAGGTGTTTCTGGATCTTTTCAACCTGTCCACCTTCCTGATTCCCCGCGAGGCGATTCCTCCGCTGGATGAGACCATTCGCAAGAAGCTGATCAACAAGAGCGTCTGA